In Pedobacter sp. WC2423, the following are encoded in one genomic region:
- the pruA gene encoding L-glutamate gamma-semialdehyde dehydrogenase, whose product MLKGFFNVPTPENEPILGYAPGSKERELLKAALTEARSKKGDIPMYIGGKAVHTDKKGTVTPPHDHQHVLAQYSIGDKTHVQQAIDAALAAKSQWENLPWEQRAAIFLKIAELISGPYRYKLNAATMLGQSKNAYQAEIDAACELIDFLRFNVSYMADIYKQQPPVSPKGVWNRVEQRPLEGFVFALTPFNFTAIAANLPTSAALMGNVVVWKPADTQVYAANLLMEIFREAGLPDGVINLVYVDGPEAGEVIFNSPDFAGIHFTGSTAVFQNIWKTIGTNIHKYKTYPRIVGETGGKDFILVHASADAEVSSTAILRGAFEYQGQKCSAASRTYIAKSLWPKIKELMLRDLATFKMGGTEDFSNFVNAVIDDRSFTKLAKYIDQAKADKGVEIIAGGNYDKSKGYFIEPTVLVVDDPKYTTMSEELFGPVLTVYVYDDADFDQVLTLIDTTSGYALTGAVIAQDRYAIDKASYALRNAAGNFYINDKCTGAVVGQQPFGGARGSGTNDKAGSMINLLRWVSPRTIKETFDPPKDYRYPFMG is encoded by the coding sequence CCCAATGTATATCGGCGGCAAAGCAGTCCACACTGATAAAAAAGGAACAGTTACTCCACCGCACGATCACCAGCACGTTTTAGCACAATATAGCATAGGCGACAAAACTCATGTACAACAGGCAATTGATGCGGCATTAGCTGCAAAGTCTCAGTGGGAAAACCTGCCATGGGAACAACGTGCAGCTATATTTTTAAAGATCGCTGAGTTAATCTCGGGTCCGTATCGTTATAAATTAAATGCAGCAACAATGCTTGGCCAGTCAAAAAATGCTTACCAGGCAGAAATTGATGCCGCTTGTGAGTTGATAGATTTCTTACGTTTCAATGTAAGTTATATGGCTGACATTTATAAGCAACAACCTCCGGTTTCTCCAAAAGGTGTTTGGAACAGAGTTGAACAACGTCCTTTAGAAGGGTTCGTTTTTGCACTGACTCCATTCAACTTTACTGCTATTGCGGCAAACTTGCCAACATCAGCAGCATTAATGGGTAATGTTGTGGTTTGGAAACCTGCCGATACTCAGGTTTATGCAGCTAATTTATTGATGGAGATTTTCAGAGAAGCAGGTTTACCTGATGGTGTAATCAACTTAGTTTATGTAGATGGACCGGAAGCTGGAGAGGTAATTTTCAACAGTCCTGATTTTGCTGGTATTCACTTTACAGGTTCTACTGCTGTATTCCAGAATATCTGGAAAACTATTGGTACAAACATTCATAAATACAAAACATACCCTCGTATTGTAGGTGAAACTGGTGGTAAAGATTTTATTCTGGTTCATGCTTCTGCTGATGCTGAGGTTTCAAGTACAGCTATCTTGCGTGGTGCTTTTGAATACCAGGGACAAAAATGTTCTGCTGCTTCAAGAACTTACATCGCGAAAAGTTTATGGCCAAAAATTAAAGAATTGATGCTGCGTGATCTTGCTACCTTCAAAATGGGTGGAACTGAAGATTTCAGCAATTTCGTAAATGCAGTGATTGACGATCGTTCTTTCACTAAACTGGCGAAATACATTGATCAGGCAAAAGCTGACAAAGGTGTAGAAATCATTGCTGGTGGAAACTACGACAAATCTAAAGGTTACTTTATAGAGCCAACAGTTTTAGTTGTTGATGACCCTAAATATACTACAATGAGCGAAGAGTTGTTCGGTCCTGTATTGACTGTATATGTATATGATGATGCAGATTTTGACCAGGTATTAACGCTAATTGACACGACTTCGGGTTATGCTTTAACTGGTGCTGTGATTGCTCAGGACCGTTATGCTATTGATAAAGCATCTTATGCTTTACGTAATGCAGCTGGTAATTTCTATATCAATGATAAATGTACTGGTGCTGTAGTTGGCCAGCAACCATTTGGCGGTGCCAGAGGTTCAGGTACAAACGACAAAGCGGGTTCGATGATCAACTTATTGCGCTGGGTTTCTCCACGCACAATTAAAGAAACATTCGATCCACCAAAGGATTACCGTTACCCATTCATGGGCTAA
- a CDS encoding porin — translation MKRYLLTLVLFYPLLVFSQSNNAPSSYDIHDIKITGYLQTQFQKAQSSGISSFSGGDFAENSDNRFIIRRGRLKIDRVDKYSSIVFQIDATQNGVQLMDAFIQLHQPDNKRFQLTAGLFNRPFGYSIVYSSGYRDFPERSRVFQTIMPRERDIGAMLSYQPIKELRFLNIDVAVVNGSGLFARDYDSKKDVIGNLSFKFDSLANKKLHIGFGGSIYKGSVRNGTESYYTTNGNGFTKNTDPSYKGANLKRNYYGGNVQIQYDNTFGTTSLKAEYVAGTQPGVAASSSVSGTLASQSFSTQPATDLYLRNFSGYYLWFTQQILKSKFSALLAYDVYDPNSKIHEDQIGLDNNTTAGDIKFSTLGYGMTYLFSSRLKLTVYNERVINSSTQLTNYNKDIRDDVFTTRLQYRW, via the coding sequence ATGAAAAGATACCTGCTAACCCTGGTTTTGTTTTATCCGCTGTTAGTCTTTAGTCAAAGTAATAATGCCCCTTCTTCTTATGATATCCATGATATTAAAATCACTGGTTATCTGCAGACGCAATTTCAAAAAGCACAATCCTCGGGGATTTCATCTTTTTCGGGCGGAGATTTTGCTGAAAACTCTGACAATCGTTTTATCATCCGCAGAGGTCGCCTTAAAATTGACCGTGTAGATAAATATTCCAGTATAGTCTTTCAGATTGACGCCACACAAAACGGCGTGCAATTAATGGATGCTTTTATTCAACTTCACCAACCTGACAATAAAAGATTTCAATTAACTGCAGGTCTTTTTAACAGACCTTTCGGCTATTCGATTGTATACTCTTCCGGTTACCGGGATTTCCCTGAGCGTTCCAGAGTTTTTCAGACTATTATGCCACGTGAACGTGATATCGGTGCGATGTTATCGTATCAGCCAATTAAAGAACTTCGTTTTCTGAATATAGATGTTGCTGTAGTCAATGGAAGCGGACTTTTTGCAAGAGATTACGACTCTAAAAAAGATGTGATTGGTAATCTTTCGTTCAAGTTTGATAGTCTGGCCAATAAAAAACTCCATATTGGTTTTGGCGGATCAATTTATAAAGGCTCAGTACGTAACGGTACCGAGAGTTATTATACAACTAATGGAAATGGATTTACTAAAAATACTGATCCATCTTACAAAGGTGCCAATTTGAAAAGGAATTATTATGGCGGAAATGTGCAGATCCAGTATGATAATACCTTTGGAACAACCAGTTTAAAAGCCGAATATGTTGCCGGCACACAACCAGGTGTAGCTGCTTCAAGTTCAGTTAGCGGTACACTAGCCAGTCAGAGCTTTTCTACTCAACCAGCCACAGACCTTTACCTGCGTAATTTTTCTGGTTATTACCTCTGGTTTACACAGCAGATTTTAAAAAGTAAGTTTAGTGCTTTGCTTGCTTATGACGTTTACGATCCTAACAGTAAGATCCATGAAGATCAGATTGGCCTGGATAACAATACGACTGCGGGTGATATTAAATTCAGTACGCTGGGTTATGGAATGACTTATTTATTCAGTTCACGCTTAAAACTTACGGTCTATAATGAAAGGGTAATCAACTCCTCTACCCAATTGACAAATTATAATAAAGATATCAGAGACGATGTCTTTACTACACGTTTACAATACCGCTGGTAA
- the can gene encoding carbonate dehydratase, which translates to MCAKLESHNHNITYEGLLQGNKDWVAKTLAEDPAFFDRLSAGQKPPILWIGCSDSRVPANQITNTNPGDIFVHRNIANVVVHTDMNMLSVLDYAVNVLEVEHVIVCGHYGCGGVAAALSNKQFGIIDNWLRNIKDTYRLHYHELDRISDDKKRTDRLVELNVIEGVFNLTKTSIVQNRWGNGKKLGIHGWVYSLETGLIKDMEVTTESNDHISAVFKVDGLTTPKVEAPAKAVVDQK; encoded by the coding sequence ATGTGTGCAAAATTAGAATCCCACAATCACAATATAACTTACGAAGGATTATTACAAGGTAATAAAGACTGGGTAGCAAAAACTTTAGCTGAAGATCCTGCTTTTTTCGACCGTTTATCTGCTGGACAGAAGCCACCAATTTTGTGGATCGGCTGTTCAGACAGCAGAGTACCTGCTAACCAGATTACCAATACCAATCCTGGTGATATCTTTGTTCACCGCAACATTGCAAACGTTGTGGTACACACAGATATGAATATGTTAAGTGTACTGGATTATGCAGTAAACGTGTTAGAAGTAGAACATGTTATTGTTTGCGGCCACTACGGATGTGGTGGTGTTGCAGCAGCATTAAGCAACAAGCAATTCGGGATTATTGATAACTGGTTAAGAAATATAAAAGACACTTATCGTTTACATTATCATGAACTGGATAGGATATCAGATGATAAAAAACGGACAGACAGACTGGTAGAACTAAATGTTATAGAAGGTGTGTTTAACCTGACTAAAACATCTATTGTTCAGAACAGATGGGGAAATGGAAAGAAATTAGGTATCCACGGCTGGGTTTACAGTTTGGAAACCGGATTAATCAAGGATATGGAAGTAACAACAGAATCTAATGATCATATTTCTGCTGTATTTAAGGTAGACGGTCTGACCACACCTAAAGTTGAAGCTCCGGCCAAAGCAGTTGTTGATCAGAAATAA
- a CDS encoding acyl-CoA carboxylase subunit beta: protein MDNKIKLLQDKIEQAHAGGGSQRIDSQHKKGKLTARERIHFLMDEGSFEEIGMFVTHRSTDFGMETEKYPGDGVVTGYGNINGRLVYIFSQDFTVFGGSLSETHAEKICKIMEMALKTGAPLIGLNDSGGARIQEGVVSLGGYADIFYRNVQASGVIPQLSAIMGPCAGGAVYSPAITDFTLMVENTSYMFVTGPNVVKTVTHEEVSSEELGGASTHATKSGVTHFSCINELDAINHIKQLLSYMPQNCEETPAILAYKSDQDEARPSLNKIIPDNANQPYDVRGVIDQLSDSGSFLEVHKDYAENIVVGFARLAGRSIGIVANQPAYLAGVLDNNASVKAARFVRFCDCFNIPLLVLEDVPGFLPGTDQEWNGIIKNGAKLLYAFSEATVPRITVIIRKAYGGAYDVMNSKHIGADMNYAWPTAEIAVMGAKGAAEIIFKKEITSAADPAAKLLEKEKLYAEIFANPYRAAERGFIDEVIEPSQTRTKLIKAFKMLENKVVNNPRKKHGNIPL from the coding sequence ATGGATAATAAGATAAAGTTACTACAGGATAAAATAGAACAGGCACATGCAGGCGGAGGTTCGCAAAGAATAGATAGTCAACATAAAAAAGGTAAGCTAACCGCCAGAGAACGTATCCATTTTCTAATGGATGAAGGTTCTTTTGAAGAGATCGGAATGTTTGTGACCCATAGAAGTACAGACTTTGGTATGGAAACAGAAAAATATCCTGGTGATGGTGTAGTGACTGGTTATGGAAATATCAATGGCAGACTTGTTTATATTTTTTCCCAGGACTTTACCGTATTCGGAGGCTCACTTTCTGAAACTCACGCAGAAAAAATATGTAAGATTATGGAGATGGCCCTCAAAACAGGAGCTCCCCTGATCGGATTAAATGATAGCGGTGGTGCCCGTATACAAGAAGGTGTAGTATCATTAGGTGGATACGCAGATATCTTTTACCGGAATGTGCAAGCATCCGGGGTGATCCCTCAACTTTCAGCAATTATGGGTCCCTGTGCCGGGGGTGCTGTTTACTCTCCGGCAATTACCGATTTTACCTTGATGGTAGAAAACACTTCTTATATGTTTGTTACTGGCCCTAACGTGGTTAAAACAGTTACGCACGAAGAAGTCAGCTCAGAAGAACTCGGGGGTGCAAGTACACACGCTACCAAATCTGGAGTTACTCACTTTTCTTGTATAAATGAGCTTGATGCCATCAATCATATTAAGCAATTATTGAGTTATATGCCACAAAATTGTGAGGAGACCCCTGCAATTTTAGCTTATAAATCAGACCAGGATGAAGCCAGACCATCCTTAAATAAAATTATCCCTGACAATGCAAATCAGCCTTATGACGTTAGAGGAGTAATTGATCAGCTGAGCGATTCCGGCAGTTTCCTCGAAGTACATAAAGATTATGCAGAGAACATTGTTGTTGGTTTTGCCCGCCTTGCAGGCAGAAGTATTGGAATTGTAGCTAATCAGCCAGCTTATCTTGCGGGGGTATTAGATAACAACGCCTCAGTCAAAGCAGCACGTTTTGTCAGGTTCTGTGATTGCTTTAACATTCCGTTGCTAGTACTGGAAGACGTTCCTGGATTCCTTCCAGGTACAGATCAGGAATGGAATGGTATTATCAAAAACGGCGCGAAATTACTCTATGCATTCAGCGAAGCTACGGTACCAAGAATTACTGTAATTATCAGAAAGGCATACGGTGGTGCCTATGATGTGATGAACTCCAAACACATTGGTGCAGATATGAATTATGCATGGCCAACAGCAGAGATTGCTGTGATGGGCGCTAAAGGTGCAGCAGAAATCATCTTTAAGAAGGAAATAACCAGTGCAGCTGATCCTGCTGCTAAACTGTTGGAAAAAGAAAAGCTATATGCTGAAATTTTTGCCAATCCTTACCGGGCAGCAGAACGCGGCTTTATAGATGAAGTTATTGAGCCATCACAAACACGTACCAAATTAATCAAGGCATTTAAGATGCTGGAAAATAAAGTTGTGAATAACCCACGTAAAAAACACGGAAATATTCCGTTATAA
- a CDS encoding SulP family inorganic anion transporter, with protein sequence MQNGNSISSKAGLKKYILKKNLKRDFPASIVVFLVALPLCLGIALASGAPLFAGLITGIIGGIVVASFSGSQLSVSGPAAGLTVIVLGAIAHLGSYQVFLLAVMLAGLMQIVLGLIKAGTIGNYFPSSVIEGMLAAIGLILILKQLPHALGVDKDFLDESLSSGSMFNIVGQALKMLNPAAMIITMLSIAILIFWPKFKKLSAVPAPLLVVILGIGMTLFFQQTGFALKAEQMVKIPVVNGWGEFSDLFTMPDFSAIKNKEVWIVALTIAVVASLETLLSIEAIDKIDPVKRVSPTNKELIAQGVGNMTSGLFGGLPLTSVIVRSSANVNAGGKTKMSAILHGCWLLLSFLFIPGLINMIPLACLAAILLVTGYKLTRISLFKHMYHKGWDQFIPFVITVVAVLLTDLLKGVAVGMLLSVFYLLRTNMRNPFFYKIYEEGNKKNLRIKLSEEVSFLNKAAIQVVLTKIPQETNVIIDGSNSRYIHPDVLETIYNFKHNAYTKGIIVTLVEIKEHYIVPKITEKIIEDIHKI encoded by the coding sequence ATGCAGAATGGAAACTCAATCTCCTCAAAGGCTGGATTGAAGAAATATATCTTAAAAAAGAATTTAAAGCGCGATTTCCCGGCAAGTATAGTCGTGTTTTTAGTAGCCCTGCCTTTGTGTCTGGGAATAGCCCTCGCTTCGGGTGCACCATTGTTTGCCGGTTTGATCACTGGTATTATAGGAGGAATAGTTGTAGCTAGTTTTAGCGGATCTCAGTTAAGCGTGAGTGGTCCAGCAGCTGGTTTGACGGTCATAGTATTGGGCGCTATAGCTCATCTGGGCAGTTATCAGGTGTTTTTACTTGCAGTTATGCTGGCAGGACTGATGCAGATAGTGCTCGGTTTGATTAAAGCAGGTACAATCGGAAACTATTTTCCTTCGAGTGTAATTGAAGGAATGCTTGCTGCAATTGGACTGATACTGATTTTAAAGCAACTGCCACATGCATTAGGTGTAGATAAAGATTTTCTGGATGAAAGCTTAAGCAGTGGTTCTATGTTTAATATTGTAGGACAGGCGCTAAAAATGCTCAATCCGGCAGCAATGATTATTACCATGCTTTCAATTGCTATTCTGATCTTCTGGCCAAAATTCAAAAAGCTGAGCGCTGTACCGGCTCCTTTACTGGTTGTTATACTAGGTATAGGAATGACCCTGTTTTTTCAGCAAACAGGATTTGCGTTAAAAGCGGAACAAATGGTTAAAATTCCAGTCGTAAACGGATGGGGTGAATTCTCGGATCTGTTTACCATGCCGGATTTCTCTGCAATTAAAAATAAGGAAGTCTGGATAGTTGCCTTAACAATAGCCGTTGTGGCAAGTTTAGAAACGTTGCTGAGTATTGAAGCCATTGACAAAATTGACCCTGTAAAGAGAGTTTCACCAACCAACAAAGAATTGATTGCACAGGGAGTGGGAAATATGACAAGCGGTTTGTTTGGTGGTTTACCCCTGACCTCTGTAATTGTAAGAAGTTCTGCAAACGTAAATGCTGGCGGAAAGACTAAAATGTCTGCTATATTACATGGCTGCTGGTTGTTATTGTCTTTTCTTTTTATACCAGGATTGATCAATATGATTCCGCTTGCCTGTCTGGCAGCGATCCTTTTAGTAACTGGTTATAAACTCACAAGAATCAGTTTGTTTAAACATATGTATCATAAAGGATGGGATCAATTCATTCCATTTGTGATTACAGTAGTTGCCGTTTTATTAACTGACTTATTAAAAGGTGTGGCTGTAGGTATGCTGTTGTCTGTATTTTATTTATTGCGGACCAATATGCGTAACCCTTTCTTTTACAAAATCTATGAAGAAGGAAACAAGAAAAATCTGAGAATTAAATTGTCTGAGGAAGTCTCATTTCTGAACAAAGCTGCCATACAGGTTGTCTTGACAAAAATCCCTCAGGAAACCAATGTAATTATTGATGGAAGCAATTCCCGTTATATCCATCCGGATGTGCTGGAAACCATTTACAATTTCAAACATAATGCTTATACAAAGGGGATTATAGTTACCTTAGTTGAGATCAAAGAGCATTATATAGTACCAAAAATAACTGAAAAAATCATTGAAGATATTCATAAAATATAA